The following are encoded in a window of Catharus ustulatus isolate bCatUst1 chromosome 12, bCatUst1.pri.v2, whole genome shotgun sequence genomic DNA:
- the LOC117001737 gene encoding C2 calcium-dependent domain-containing protein 4C-like, translating to MWFLEKIRVSHENGNLPSSSFLGLPQGQNLPEKARVRAAAFSNVITPDRIPEFCIPPRLTSSGSVKSSGFHEDHSSVDAALTSDCRSFPHLIQVESVEEEIAALEEESTNADPQSQAALSLPHFPRAPTSYGFCTLLESPHTRRKESIFHGDPRAALPSLKLSRSRANTFSGKGSMSNPIAISSASARLPPKHLSLHRQGACDSDTASSSDSSPFSSPLLSRSPPRPCSLIKAQSQEGLLCRALKDKSKYRMPRNNSLSTEESSSTDNSPSAIRRASEGLLGIQSFSTSCSPSFPVEPTCSRERLMGESTVVMDKGGVLRLSAEYCSENERLRIRLISAEGLYDDSVEPKNINCRISFSLVPGKTQKQRSTVIKRSRNPIFNEDFFFDGIAEEELCSLSVRMKATNKGCSMKRDYTLGERELSLLSMLSV from the coding sequence ATGTGGTTCTTGGAAAAGATTAGAGTGTCACATGAAAATGGAAATCTCCCCAGTTCTTCCTTCCTGGGACTGCCACAAGGCCAAAATCTGCCAGAAAAAGCCCGagtgagagctgctgctttttcaaaTGTGATCACTCCTGACAGAATCCCTGAATTCTGCATTCCCCCCAGGCTGACGAGCTCTGGCTCCGTTAAGAGCAGTGGCTTCCATGAGGATCACAGTTCAGTGGATGCGGCTCTTACTTCTGATTGTAGATCTTTCCCACATCTCATCCAGGTGGAAAGTGTTGAAGAGGAGATTGCAGCCCTGGAGGAAGAAAGCACCAATGCAGACCCACAGTCCCAAGCAGcgctctccctgccccacttTCCCAGAGCCCCAACTTCCTACGGCTTCTGCACTTTGTTGGAGAGTCCCCACACCAGGAGAAAGGAGTCCATCTTCCATGGTGATCCACGGGCTGCTCTACCCAGCCTGAAGCTGTCTCGATCCAGAGCTAACACCTTCAGTGGCAAAGGGAGTATGTCGAACCCCATTGCTATCAGCTCTGCTTCTGCGAGACTGCCGCCCAAGCATCTCTCTCTGCACAGGCAAGGCGCCTGTGACAGCGACACTGCCTCTTCCAGTGATTCTTCTCCCTTCAGTTCTCCACTGCTCAGCAGATCACCTCCCAGACCCTGCTCCCTGATCAAAGCACAAAGCCAGGAGGGATTGCTCTGCAGAGCGCTGAAAGACAAGAGCAAATACAGAATGCCCAGGAATAATTCTCTCTCTACAGAAGAGAGCAGCTCCACTGATAACAGCCCCAGTGCCATCAGGAGGGCCTCCGAGGGGCTGCTTGGCATACAGAGCTTTAGCACTTCCTGTTCTCCCTCGTTTCCAGTGGAGCCGACTTGCAGTCGTGAGAGATTGATGGGAGAGAGTACCGTGGTAATGGATAAGGGAGGCGTGCTAAGGCTGTCAGCTGAGTACTGCTCAGAGAATGAAAGGCTGCGGATCCGCCTCATCAGTGCGGAGGGTTTATATGATGATTCTGTAGAGCCCAAAAACATAAACTGCCGTATCTCCTTCTCCCTAGTGCCAGGCaaaacacagaagcagagaagcacagttataaagagaagcagaaatccCATCTTCAATGAGGACTTCTTTTTTGATGGCATTGCAGAAGAGGAGCTGTGCAGCCTCTCTGTCAGGATGAAAGCAACAAATAAAGGGTGCAGTATGAAACGGGATTATACCTTAGGAGAACGGGAATTGTCTTTGTTGAGTATGTTGTCAGTGTAG